A single Kryptolebias marmoratus isolate JLee-2015 linkage group LG16, ASM164957v2, whole genome shotgun sequence DNA region contains:
- the popdc3 gene encoding popeye domain-containing protein 3, whose product MEPPDFGSMNFTSEPPGSSHPLCEEWRDSSEGSIFHLSNIFLFLGLMGGSGVYGVLYLFTFLALGFFCCTLWAWSDPCTTDSFLWSLALFGVCLGQALYITYKLRNLSFDKDFQELYNLKFKKLGVSLTHFKKIVASSDGSVYSLKKGQDFAVEGKTPIEKLSLLLGGRIRVTVNGEFLHYIYPFQFLDSPEWDSLRPSEEALFQVTLHADEPCQYIAWRRKKLYLLFAKHRYIARIFALVVRNDIAEKLYSLSEKACDRSGHRYDLRLPAYCHTPWTELEKTDGLLHIPVQEDRSA is encoded by the exons ATGGAGCCTCCAGATTTTGGATCCATGAACTTTACCTCTGAACCACCAGGTTCGAGTCATCCACTATGTGAGGAGTGGAGAGACAGTTCGGAGGGTTCGATATTCCACCTCTCCAACATCTTTCTCTTCCTGGGCTTGATGGGTGGCAGCGGCGTCTATGGAGTTCTGTACCTGTTCACCTTCCTGGCACTGGGCTTCTTCTGCTGCACCCTGTGGGCCTGGTCAGACCCCTGCACCACAGATTCCTTCCTCTGGAGTCTGGCCCTTTTTGGAGTGTGTTTGGGTCAGGCTCTGTATATTACCTACAAGCTGAGGAATCTCTCATTTGACAAGGACTTCCAGGAACTTTACAACCTGAAGTTTAAGAAACTTGGTGTGTCTCTGACCCATTTTAAGAAGATAGTTGCCTCCAGTGATGGATCTGTCTACAGCCTGAAGAAGGGCCAGGACTTTGCTGTAGAAGGCAAAACCCCTATTGAAAAGCTGTCCTTACTCCTGGGTGGCAG GATCAGAGTGACAGTTAATGGAGAGTTTCTGCATTACATCTACCCCTTCCAGTTCCTGGATTCACCTGAGTGGGACTCTCTCAGGCCCTCAGAGGAGGctttgtttcag GTGACTTTGCATGCTGATGAACCATGTCAGTATATAgcatggaggaggaagaaactCTACCTGCTTTTTGCTAAACACCGGTACATAGCCAGGATCTTTGCCCTGGTAGTGCGTAACGACATTGCTGAGAAGCTTTACTCCCTCAGTGAGAAGGCCTGTGATAGGTCAGGACATCGCTACGATCTCCGGTTACCAGCCTACTGTCACACGCCATGGACAGAATTAGAAAAGACAGATGGTCTCCTGCACATTCCTGTTCAGGAGGACAGGTCTGCCTGA